One Pontibacter deserti genomic region harbors:
- a CDS encoding mechanosensitive ion channel family protein, with amino-acid sequence MNEFLNRIYFNNTVENYLISLGIILIGSLIITVFRKSVLSRIKRWTENTHTKFDNFVVSSFARFGIPVLHFIVIYLGINYLKLTPSATRIVTIAATVAITFMIIRFVTSTLVLLIRSYFKRKYQDKSHLNEMGAISLIINIVVWGLGLGFLFDNMGYDLTAIIAGLGIGGIAVALAAQNILGDLFNYFVIFLDRPFEVGDSIAVGDKNGTIEHIGVKTTRLRSLTGEQLIISNSDLTGSRIHNYKRLEQRRVEFTLGVAYETSVDNLKAIPDLLKKIITEQKQVAFDRAHFSTYGDSSLDFVVVYNALTSDYNTHMDIKQTINLRIFQEFQQRGIEFAYPTRKLFVVNEQVDEEEKEAQRYR; translated from the coding sequence ATGAATGAATTCTTAAATCGCATATACTTTAACAACACTGTTGAAAACTACCTTATTTCTCTTGGAATCATCCTGATAGGGTCTTTAATCATTACTGTTTTTAGGAAATCCGTTCTGTCCAGGATTAAGCGATGGACTGAAAATACCCACACCAAGTTCGACAACTTTGTAGTCAGCAGCTTTGCCCGTTTTGGCATTCCTGTTCTGCATTTTATAGTTATCTACCTCGGGATCAATTACCTGAAGCTTACACCCAGTGCTACAAGGATCGTTACGATAGCCGCAACTGTAGCCATCACGTTCATGATCATCCGGTTCGTAACGTCTACACTGGTGCTGCTGATCCGGTCATACTTTAAAAGGAAGTACCAGGACAAGAGCCACCTGAACGAAATGGGGGCAATAAGCCTCATCATTAACATTGTGGTTTGGGGACTTGGGCTTGGCTTTCTGTTTGATAACATGGGCTATGACCTGACCGCCATCATTGCAGGGTTGGGTATTGGTGGTATAGCCGTGGCACTGGCAGCCCAAAACATCCTAGGTGACCTTTTCAACTACTTTGTTATCTTCCTGGACCGTCCTTTTGAAGTAGGCGATTCCATTGCAGTAGGCGATAAAAACGGTACCATCGAGCACATTGGAGTAAAAACAACGCGCCTCAGAAGCCTTACCGGAGAGCAGCTTATTATCTCAAACAGTGATTTGACAGGGTCCCGTATTCATAACTACAAGCGTCTGGAACAACGCCGGGTAGAGTTTACCCTTGGTGTAGCTTACGAGACTTCAGTGGATAATTTGAAAGCTATTCCGGACCTGCTGAAAAAGATTATAACAGAGCAGAAACAGGTGGCGTTTGATCGTGCTCACTTTTCTACCTACGGCGATTCTTCCCTTGATTTTGTGGTGGTTTACAACGCGCTTACATCGGACTACAACACCCACATGGACATAAAGCAAACAATCAATCTGCGCATTTTCCAGGAGTTTCAGCAGAGGGGCATTGAGTTTGCCTACCCTACCCGCAAGCTTTTTGTGGTAAACGAACAGGTTGATGAGGAAGAAAAAGAAGCCCAGCGGTATAGATAA